The genomic segment AAGGCTGTACCTTATTCTGCACTACAAAAAAGACCCAGAATTTCTGATTCAAAATGGTCATTATtcaacaaaggagaaaaatgggtatgtaaaaaaaaaaatctatcaaggtAGAAGTTGGTTTCAAGTCATCCACATCAACAAATTCTATGTGGATTTAAGAGTCTTGGGATTAGAGAAAGCTTTCTAGTTGTGATGAAAATTATAGGCTTGGCTATATAGCAGTTGATAACAACTTCTGATAGCTGAACACTCATGAACAAAGAGACaaactgagaaaatattttcaactgatATGGTATAAATCCTATTTTTACTGTGTCAAGAACACTTAAAATTCTGacaaaatgaatgaattcttCTAAAAGGGAACAGAAAGACTACAAAAGCTTACATTTTAGGGATTAATACATTTCAAAATCAGTCACAAAAATGTGAATCTTGAACCATGAAATGTACAACATGAGGGTAATTCTGGTGCTGATGGGGCGGTAATAGCCACTGTTAAGACACTGTTGGGAGGGAACAAAGGGACAACTCCTCTGGAAGCaatttgtcttgaaatatgtGTATTTGTTGAAACAATCATTCAATTTCTAGGACTCTAAACTAAGCTCACAATCCACAATATGGGCAAAGGTTTTGAAATACATTGGCCAATGTCAATGTGTCATTAGTTAAAATAGTCAAAAGCTCAAAGATGTTTACATAAACAATATCAGGAATGATTACATCATGGCATATCCATAAAGTGAGATTGTAAGTAGCAATCATAAgtgttttaaatgaatttaatgaCATTGAAAAATGCTTACAATGTGCTATgagattaaaacataaaattacttaTATGACCTCAATTTTGCTATTTTATGCTACATATACATAGCtgtatataaacaaatagaagGAAATACTTAAAGATAAATCAGTATTTTTGGGGTGGCAAAATGATATGCAATTCTAATTATTATTATGCTTTGGTATCCTTTCAATTTGCAATTTTTCTCTCAGCATATATTGTATTTATAATCAGAATGAAAACGATTGCTACTTGTCACTTACAGAGGAGTGTTACCCTCAGTATCTTGGATGTTTGTGGATGCTTTGTAGAACAGAAGGATATGAACCATCTTCAAGTTACCCTTGGCTGCTGCACGGTGCATTGCTGTAGCATCATAATGATCCTTAGCATCTGGATTAGCCCCACCTTCAAGTAACATAACAGCAATCTGGAAAGGACAACAAGAAAACAATGCAGAAATCTGTTTTTCTGTTCAGGTTTAAAACTCAAAGGTAACTACCACAGGGAAAGAACCATACCTCATGCCTATTCTTTGAAGCTGCATAATGGAGGGGAGTGCAGCCATTTTGATTGACAGCGTTCACATGTGCACCTTTGCTCAGAAGGGCTTTTACAATCTCATCCCGGCCAGCAGAAGCAGCAATATGAAGAGGAGACCAACCTGCCTGTATATGAGGTGGGTTTTACAAAAGCCAAGGTGAAAAAGGGATGGAAATATGAACATTGACATTTCTTCAAGGTTTAGAGAGTTGTGTGAATAATTTAACAATATTCTCCTCCCACTCAGCACTAAGCATTGTGGAAAATTTGGAAACAAAAATGTacataaaggaaaaaatgcactggagtgatggctcagtggttaagagcacttattgcccCTCCAAAGTACCAGTGTTTGGTTCAGGCCGCTCAGgggtctgtaattccagcctctggggatctgatgccctcttctggcccccactgGCAGCTGCACATAGATggcatacactcatatatacacatcaaTAACTGCAAAATAAGTCATTAATAAATAGCTGCAATCCTGTAACACGGGTACGGCATATTAGACTGATTCTAATCCATTTTCTCCCATACAATAACTTCAAAGACTAAAAACAGAGTATATGAAGTTCTGTGATGTGTGTTTTCCACAGTTTCTACTTACCATTATATTGTGAGAATTTTTCTGTCATTCTTTGGAATGACAAATTGAATATTAACTTATGAAGTATGTGAACTATGTGCTATTCAatcatttttttccataaaattgTTATTTTCGCATAGATATTACTTCAGTAAATATCTCTGAAAATTAATCTGTACCTATAAAACAGGttccatttttagttttctagaagtcttatctttttaaaaggatttacttttatttatgtatataatgcatatagACCAGAATGGGGTATCAACCCCTCTGGAGCAGGAATTACAGGAAGTtttgagctgcccaacatggctACTGGGACCAAACCtttgtcttctgtaagagcagcaagcactcataATTattgaaacatctctccagttcctacaAGTCTTATCTTAATCAAACCAATATCATTATAATAAATGTTTCTGTGTAATACATATATACCTAAGCCTTTATTATTCTGGTAATATTTACCAATAATTTCAACATTAAAATGTTTCATCTTTTAGAGTTCATAGTAATAAGCCCTGATCTTTATTCTCACCCTGAATTATAGTTTATTTAGCACTCTAGAAGAATGGCATCATTAATCCCATGCCTATTCACTAAGGTTATATTGTAACTTCTTACTTCTAAaccttaaaattttgtttatgagCCTAATATTCAGGCTTCAGTAAATACAAGGCTGGAGTCTAAAGATAACACACAGCTTATCAATGTTGCCTAGTACTCACGTCATCCTTATCATTCACTGGCACTCCAAGCTGCAGCAAGAATTTAACAATTTCTGTGTGACCAGCTGAGCATGCCCAGTGCAATGCTGTTCTGCTGTCCTATATGGGAAACAGGGGAGCAAAGCTGTCAACAGTGTTGAAGAAAAACAGGCAGAAAAAATACTGATGCTGGCAAACCTATAGTAAGAAATGCAGAGCACTAGGTCATCATAGGTAACCTTCAACCATGTTACTtactagcatttgggaggccaaAGTATTAGTAACATGGGGTGAATAACAGCCATGAATATAAGGAGTTCTGGGCAGGATAGTGAAGAAAGCCTTGATTTCAATACATCGGCAGAAATGGAGATTTGCTGTTTACAACACTTATGCACGCCCTTGTGAAGCAGTGCTACTCTTATATGCATCATTTTGACTCCCGCCATTCTACATGGTGACTATTATCCCCCATTTTATACAtaaagaaactaagactacttcaCATAAGCAACTTATCCAGGGTCATGCAAGTTACCATGCTCTGTGCCTATAAAATCTCTATTACCACACAGACTTCAAGTGAGAGGCTCTACAGAGAACATGCgaatgttctctttgtttttgatcttgctatgtagctgacaTTAGCTTGAAATTCTCAATCCTTCTCCTCCTATGTGCTAgtattacaggtatatgccactaTATCTGCTGAACACATGAAGGTTATGGAGAACGAAATGAGAAATGTTTATACAAATAGTTGAGAGTATTTTATGATAACACACCACACAGGATCAGTGgagtaaaattatttctttttaaagttaagaaTCATGAAAGAGAGTTCCTATTTGTGCCTATTGCTGTACTTCTTAGTCTGGAGTAATATAAAGTGATGGTTGTATGtttatatagtatgtatgtatatgagagtgtgtatgagtgtcagtgtgtgaatgtatgagagtgtatgtgtaaGAAGTGGTCTTGTGTTGAAGTGTGCGTGCGTGCCCAGCATTTAAATGACACTTAGGGAGTTGCCTATTTGGGAGATGCTGTTGGTACCCAGGAAGGGAGCTAGCTGGAAGTCTCATGGCTGTGGACACCTGTGGCCTTCCTTGTCAGTGTCCCCAGACAGCAGTTCAactgtatgaaaatttcaaatacacataaaacagagGGAATATGACAGAGATCAAGTGTCTATTACTTAgatttaataacaacaaaaaccttgcCATATTTACTTCTAGATTTTAttacttgaattttcttttaaaacgttttattttactttgaattgtgtgcatgtggatgggtttgtgcatgtgagcacatggGCGTGGGGAGGCCAGATGCACCGGATCCCCCTGCAGCTGGAATGACAGGAAGTTGTGAGGAAAGgaagtatgtgttcttaaccactgagccacctcttcagtccTGCCGAGGTTTCTTTAAAACAGAATCCTAAAGGCCATGACTGTTCACCTCTAATTATTTCAGcacctaaaaaataaaagtactttcgtaaaacaaacaaacacacacaagaccaTTATTGGACCTTTTACAGTGACATTCCTTAATGCTTTGTCATGGGAGGCTGGTGGATGGGAGGATCTTGATTGGAAggacagcctggattacatagggAGATCATAtcttaaataacaaaaaaattacataaagtaaaaaacattAACTCACTTAAAACCAATAGTCTCCTATAAGCCCATTTCCAGGTGGTTTAATTCTGGATGTACATAAAGTACATAAATTAATTGCATTTGATTGTTGTATTTAACTTCTTAATCCTGATTAGCTCTCTCTTTTATGTCATTGACTCCTTATTTTTAGTGGATTAAGTCTTAATTCACTATATTAAATTTAAAGCACATCACCAGACCATCACAAAAGCAAACATGGTGAACAGAGGGGAATTCTACTGTTGAGTAATaaaggaaaattccagaaaaaaaaaagcctcttcgAGTTCTCTTCTTAAAGAGACAACATGGACGTTCTGGAGTATGATGTACTGTCTTACTAATGTTTAACTAACGTTTAATATTGTCTATCAACACAGAAGGCAACCTATAATTTGGAAAGTCACGATAAAAACCTGAGACTTAGTTGGTCTGAATAGAAATACTACCCAATGTCCATTCTCTTTTGTTTGCCTCGGTTCACTCAGCCCAACATGGAACCCCGTTCTTTCTTCACAGTGTATACCACCTCCCCTTCTACACAAAGCCTTTCCCAACTATTCCTAgggtctcttttccttctatgatctgaaatgaatatataaatttctTTCTGGGGGAGTTAAAATACATAATAAGACATGTGCCATTATTTCATTTATGCTTGTTCTTTTCAGCTTGATTGAAATTCCCAGCTCCTCTCAAACTTCCTGACATACACAAAAAGGGCACTTGGTTACACGCTGTCCACTGACTAGGATTACAACTAAAGAAAAATCCACCTAACAAGCTTTCTTCACAGGTCTCCATCGCGCTCTTTCTTCCTAACTCAGGAATTTCTGAGAAAAGCCGTGGATGTTCTAGAAATATATGAAATTCAGCAAACTTAGCTTCCCTCTCACGCTCCCGCCCCGCTCCCCAAAGTCTCTGAGGGGCTACAGTTGGACAGGGAGCCTTGTTATAACCCAAGGCTAAAAGAGGGAGGAGTGGGCGGGAGGAGCCTCAGACCAAGTTAGGACCCGGAAGCCAGGTAGGGCTTCGTTGACACCCGTTGCTAGGCGACAAGCCCTCCGGCTACTTTACCTGATCAGTTCTAGTAGCCAGAGATTTATCAGCCAAAATGCTCTCCTTCAACTCATCCAGCTTCCCGTTGTAGGCCAGGTTACAGATCATTATGTTAGACACACATCCCTCCATTTCGCCTTCCTAAGACCTCCGCGGAAACTCAAGCCACGCCCACTCGCACTTCCTGTTCCGGCGACCAATCAAAGAGCTAGAAGTTATCCAATCACTggtctcttttttcctcttgccCCGCCCATATCCTGGGGCTTCTGGGAGTTGTAGTTTGAAAGCAGATACAGGCATGGAGGCTTCTTTGGAAGCTACTCAGTTCCGGGTTCTAGCAATGTGGAACTACAAGTCCCAGAACCCTTAGAGAAAGCAGTAGTCAAGTTGCCGGTGGAATTGGCCCAGGATGACAGCTGGAGAATGGAGTCAGGTAATGGGAGCGGCTTCTGGTAGTACTTTGTGAAAAAG from the Mastomys coucha isolate ucsf_1 chromosome X, UCSF_Mcou_1, whole genome shotgun sequence genome contains:
- the Psmd10 gene encoding 26S proteasome non-ATPase regulatory subunit 10 isoform X1, which translates into the protein MEGCVSNIMICNLAYNGKLDELKESILADKSLATRTDQDSRTALHWACSAGHTEIVKFLLQLGVPVNDKDDAGWSPLHIAASAGRDEIVKALLSKGAHVNAVNQNGCTPLHYAASKNRHEIAVMLLEGGANPDAKDHYDATAMHRAAAKGNLKMVHILLFYKASTNIQDTEGNTPLHLACDEERVEEAKLLVIQGASIDIENKEEKTPLQVAKGGLGLILKRIAESEAASM
- the Psmd10 gene encoding 26S proteasome non-ATPase regulatory subunit 10 isoform X2 — protein: MEGCVSNIMICNLAYNGKLDELKESILADKSLATRTDQDSRTALHWACSAGHTEIVKFLLQLGVPVNDKDDAGWSPLHIAASAGRDEIVKALLSKGAHVNAVNQNGCTPLHYAASKNRHEIAVMLLEGGANPDAKDHYDATAMHRAAAKDT